The proteins below come from a single Halostagnicola larsenii XH-48 genomic window:
- a CDS encoding DUF5798 family protein → MGLGSTAKKIQIISDKAEQMYKQVQQLQQRIINLEEEVDDTHDTVDSLDHQLTEQRELLLAIADEHGIDGDAILADAAIDSAEQPDDSGDEAEPTASEPSEGSATATEQ, encoded by the coding sequence ATGGGACTTGGAAGCACGGCGAAGAAGATTCAGATAATCTCGGACAAGGCCGAACAGATGTACAAGCAAGTCCAGCAACTCCAGCAGCGAATCATCAACCTCGAGGAGGAAGTCGACGACACCCACGACACCGTCGACAGTCTCGATCACCAGCTCACCGAACAGCGGGAGTTGTTGCTTGCAATCGCTGACGAACACGGAATCGACGGCGACGCGATACTGGCCGACGCCGCAATTGACAGCGCCGAGCAACCGGACGATTCCGGCGACGAAGCCGAACCGACCGCTTCCGAACCGAGCGAGGGGTCTGCGACGGCCACTGAACAGTAA
- a CDS encoding CoA-binding protein, translated as MPVETDEELRTILENDSIAVVGCSSSPGKAAHDVPAYLLEHGYDIHPVNPFAEEIFDRPVADSLDELEEPIDVVCVFRPSDEVDGIVDDVLEREDVDVVWTQLGISDDDAAARVEDSGRQVVQDRCMKVEHRRLVN; from the coding sequence ATGCCAGTCGAGACCGACGAGGAACTCCGAACGATTCTCGAGAACGACTCGATCGCCGTGGTCGGCTGCTCGAGTTCGCCGGGCAAAGCGGCCCACGACGTGCCGGCGTACTTGCTCGAGCACGGATACGACATCCACCCGGTCAATCCGTTCGCGGAGGAGATATTCGACCGTCCCGTCGCGGATTCGCTGGACGAACTCGAGGAACCGATCGACGTCGTCTGCGTGTTCCGACCGAGCGACGAGGTTGACGGGATCGTCGACGACGTGCTCGAGCGCGAGGACGTCGACGTGGTCTGGACGCAGTTGGGGATCAGCGACGACGACGCCGCGGCCCGCGTCGAAGATTCCGGCCGTCAAGTCGTTCAAGACCGGTGTATGAAAGTCGAGCATCGCCGACTCGTCAACTGA
- a CDS encoding geranylgeranylglycerol-phosphate geranylgeranyltransferase produces MTAAETARGLLELTRPVNVIAASVLTGIGAFVAGGVENAPFSVGAAVLATGLAVGAGNAINDYFDREIDRINQPERAIPRGAVSPNGALGFSVVLFVAAVGLSLTLPTLAIAIAGINLLALIAYTEVFKGLPGIGNALVAYLVGSTFLFGSAAVGEIQTAGVLFLLAAIATLTREIIKDVEDVDGDRAEGLNTLPIAIGERRALLVALGLLVVGVLASPLPYLLEYFGLAYLVVVIPADLVMLYAGLRSFDDPTSGQSLLKYGTFLAALAFIVGRVDELLGIL; encoded by the coding sequence ATGACAGCGGCGGAGACGGCGCGTGGGTTGCTCGAGTTGACGCGTCCCGTGAACGTGATCGCTGCGAGCGTCCTCACGGGTATCGGCGCGTTCGTCGCAGGTGGGGTTGAGAATGCGCCGTTTTCGGTCGGTGCCGCCGTCTTGGCGACGGGACTCGCCGTCGGGGCCGGGAACGCGATCAACGATTACTTCGACAGGGAAATCGATCGGATCAATCAGCCCGAGCGAGCGATTCCGCGCGGTGCGGTGAGCCCGAACGGTGCGCTGGGATTCAGCGTCGTCCTCTTCGTCGCGGCGGTTGGGTTGTCGCTTACGCTACCGACGCTCGCCATCGCCATCGCCGGGATAAACTTGCTCGCCTTGATCGCGTACACCGAGGTGTTCAAGGGACTCCCGGGGATCGGCAACGCCCTCGTCGCCTATCTGGTCGGGAGCACGTTCCTCTTCGGAAGCGCGGCGGTTGGGGAAATCCAAACGGCGGGCGTGCTCTTTTTGCTCGCCGCCATCGCGACGCTGACGCGGGAGATCATCAAAGACGTGGAGGACGTCGATGGCGATCGAGCGGAAGGGCTCAACACGCTCCCGATCGCGATCGGCGAGCGCCGGGCGTTACTGGTCGCGCTCGGCTTGCTCGTGGTCGGCGTCCTCGCGAGCCCGCTCCCGTATCTGCTCGAGTACTTCGGTCTCGCATACCTCGTTGTCGTTATTCCGGCGGATCTGGTGATGCTGTACGCGGGGCTGCGGAGTTTCGACGATCCGACGAGCGGGCAGTCGCTGCTCAAATACGGCACGTTTCTCGCCGCGCTGGCGTTTATCGTGGGCCGCGTCGACGAGTTGCTGGGGATCCTCTGA
- a CDS encoding SdpI family protein — translation MKTVHRFAIAGSIAILAALLSYALKPSVPDQLVTNWNAAGEPTGTMPKAQAIWLPPVLMGGLIALFAVLPRIDPRRENIAGFRQYYDWFVVVVTAFVFLVHAGVLAFNLGLEFPFMHLLVVGLALLFYYTGIVLTKAKQNWFVGIRTPWTLSNDEVWDRTHELGGKLFKLSAVLALGGLLFGELAVYFLLVPVLLTAVVTIAYSYYLYEQIERDATSATS, via the coding sequence ATGAAAACGGTACATAGATTCGCAATCGCGGGTAGTATTGCGATACTCGCGGCGCTTTTGAGCTACGCCCTCAAGCCCTCGGTCCCCGACCAACTCGTGACGAACTGGAACGCTGCCGGCGAGCCAACCGGGACGATGCCGAAGGCCCAGGCGATATGGCTCCCGCCTGTGCTCATGGGCGGTCTCATCGCGTTGTTCGCCGTCCTTCCGCGGATCGACCCGCGCCGGGAGAACATCGCCGGCTTTCGCCAGTACTACGACTGGTTCGTCGTCGTGGTGACCGCCTTCGTGTTTCTCGTGCACGCCGGCGTTCTCGCGTTCAACCTCGGTCTCGAGTTTCCCTTCATGCACTTGCTGGTCGTTGGGCTGGCGCTACTTTTCTACTACACCGGAATCGTTCTCACGAAGGCAAAGCAAAACTGGTTCGTCGGGATCAGAACGCCGTGGACGCTCAGTAACGACGAAGTGTGGGACCGAACGCACGAACTCGGCGGGAAGCTGTTCAAACTCAGCGCGGTTCTCGCGCTCGGTGGCCTCCTGTTCGGCGAGCTCGCCGTCTACTTCCTGCTCGTTCCAGTCCTTCTGACCGCGGTCGTGACAATAGCGTATTCGTATTACCTGTACGAGCAAATCGAGCGGGACGCTACGTCAGCGACTTCTTGA